The Flammeovirga agarivorans genome has a window encoding:
- the fumC gene encoding class II fumarate hydratase, whose translation MDYRIEKDTMGEVNVPVDKYWGAQTQRSIQNFPIGAPASMPKEIIHAFGYLKKAAAITNAELGVLPKEKSKLIEMACDEVISGKLDSHFPLVVWQTGSGTQSNMNCNEVVANRCHTLEGKTLGEGQRTIHPNDDVNKSQSSNDTFPTAMHIAAYKKIVEKTIPQVETLRDTLAEKSKAMSNVVKIGRTHWMDATPITLGQEFSGYVAQLNYGLKSLKGSLTHLSELALGGTAVGTGLNTPKGYTERVAQVIASLTGLPFITAPNKFESLAAHDAIVESHGALKQLAVSLTKIANDIRLLASGPRSGIGELIIPSNEPGSSIMPGKVNPTQVEALTMVCARVMGNDTTISFAGANGHFELNVYKPVMIQAYLESATLLGDACQAFNDNCAIGIEPNIIRINEHLNNSLMLVTALNTHIGYDNAAKIAKKAHAENTTLKEAALALQLLTEEEFEKWVVPEKMIGSL comes from the coding sequence ATGGATTACAGAATTGAGAAAGACACCATGGGTGAGGTGAATGTACCAGTAGATAAATACTGGGGAGCCCAAACACAACGTTCCATTCAGAATTTCCCCATAGGAGCTCCCGCCTCAATGCCAAAAGAAATAATTCATGCTTTTGGATACTTAAAAAAAGCCGCCGCTATCACTAATGCTGAATTAGGTGTGCTACCAAAAGAGAAAAGTAAATTAATTGAAATGGCTTGTGATGAAGTGATCTCAGGTAAATTAGATAGTCATTTTCCATTAGTTGTTTGGCAAACTGGATCGGGTACTCAGTCTAATATGAACTGTAATGAAGTGGTTGCCAATAGATGTCATACTTTAGAAGGTAAAACACTTGGTGAAGGACAAAGAACGATACATCCAAATGACGATGTAAATAAGTCACAATCATCAAATGATACTTTTCCAACAGCAATGCATATTGCTGCTTACAAAAAAATTGTTGAGAAAACTATTCCTCAGGTAGAAACTCTTAGAGATACATTGGCTGAGAAATCTAAGGCAATGAGTAATGTTGTTAAAATCGGTAGAACACACTGGATGGATGCCACCCCAATTACACTAGGTCAAGAGTTCTCAGGTTATGTTGCTCAATTAAATTATGGATTAAAAAGTTTAAAAGGCTCATTAACTCATTTATCTGAATTAGCCTTAGGTGGAACTGCTGTTGGAACTGGGCTAAATACACCTAAAGGTTATACTGAAAGAGTAGCTCAAGTGATAGCCTCATTAACAGGGTTACCATTTATCACAGCTCCTAATAAATTTGAATCACTTGCAGCACATGATGCCATAGTTGAATCGCATGGAGCCTTAAAACAACTTGCAGTAAGCTTAACAAAAATTGCCAATGACATACGACTCTTAGCTTCTGGTCCTAGATCTGGAATTGGTGAACTTATTATTCCATCCAATGAACCAGGGTCATCAATTATGCCTGGTAAAGTAAACCCCACTCAAGTTGAGGCACTAACAATGGTTTGTGCAAGAGTAATGGGTAATGATACAACGATTTCATTTGCTGGTGCAAATGGTCATTTTGAGCTTAATGTTTATAAACCAGTAATGATTCAAGCCTACTTAGAGTCAGCTACTCTACTAGGAGACGCATGTCAAGCATTTAATGACAACTGTGCAATTGGTATTGAACCAAATATTATCAGAATTAACGAACACCTCAATAATTCACTAATGCTAGTTACTGCACTGAATACTCATATAGGATATGATAATGCTGCAAAAATTGCAAAAAAAGCGCATGCAGAAAATACAACATTAAAAGAAGCCGCACTTGCCCTTCAACTACTAACCGAAGAAGAATTTGAAAAATGGGTAGTACCTGAAAAAATGATTGGGTCATTATAA
- a CDS encoding SRPBCC domain-containing protein: MEIINSKWILIIGIPLVIIIVLYFLGNKSVHTEIKINATPEQIWKVLMNKDQYREWNTVLIPVKGNLNVGETVEYEFHQDSENQSIIPSKVLKIETNRLLNQGGGIPGILTYNHCYIIDQTESGSKLTIHEDYKGIGVPFWNPSPVQRAYERLCHNLKDRVESLNK, translated from the coding sequence ATGGAAATAATCAACTCAAAATGGATATTGATCATCGGAATTCCTTTAGTTATCATTATTGTGTTATATTTCTTAGGTAATAAATCTGTCCATACAGAAATAAAAATTAATGCTACGCCCGAGCAAATCTGGAAAGTTTTAATGAATAAAGATCAATACAGGGAATGGAACACTGTGCTGATACCAGTCAAAGGGAATTTAAATGTCGGAGAAACCGTTGAATATGAATTCCACCAAGACAGTGAAAACCAAAGTATTATTCCTTCAAAAGTATTGAAAATAGAAACCAATCGATTACTTAATCAAGGGGGTGGGATTCCGGGGATTCTTACGTATAATCACTGCTACATTATTGATCAAACTGAAAGTGGAAGTAAATTGACCATTCATGAAGACTATAAAGGAATAGGAGTTCCTTTCTGGAATCCTTCTCCAGTACAAAGGGCCTATGAGCGACTCTGCCATAACTTAAAAGATCGTGTTGAAAGTTTGAACAAATAG
- a CDS encoding aspartate/glutamate racemase family protein, with amino-acid sequence MKKIGLIGGMNWEYSQIYYQIINKKVKELLGGLHSAKCIMESLDFSEIDRLQHKNDWDGLTRHITDAAINLQNAKADVIVLCTSSMHQCSTDIIENTDIPFLHIAEATGKSINKKNINKVLLLGTKSTMTDGVYKEILQRDFNIEVITPNEEDIEIVHEIINNELSIGITTPESKETVMHITQKAIQQGIEGIVLGAINLPLLINNFDFEVPVFDSTKIHAESAVLFSLIQ; translated from the coding sequence ATGAAGAAAATTGGATTAATCGGAGGTATGAACTGGGAATATTCTCAGATCTACTATCAGATAATTAACAAAAAAGTAAAGGAACTTCTTGGTGGTCTTCACTCTGCTAAATGCATTATGGAATCATTGGATTTTTCAGAAATTGATCGACTTCAACACAAAAACGATTGGGATGGCTTAACGAGACATATTACTGATGCAGCCATTAACCTCCAAAATGCTAAGGCAGATGTTATTGTCCTTTGTACTAGCTCAATGCATCAATGTAGTACTGATATTATAGAAAATACAGATATACCGTTTTTACATATCGCTGAGGCAACAGGCAAGTCAATCAACAAGAAAAATATTAATAAAGTACTTTTACTTGGTACGAAGTCTACCATGACAGACGGTGTCTACAAAGAAATTCTTCAAAGAGATTTTAATATTGAAGTGATTACTCCAAATGAAGAGGATATAGAAATCGTTCATGAAATCATTAATAACGAATTATCTATTGGGATTACTACCCCTGAATCAAAAGAAACAGTTATGCATATAACGCAAAAAGCTATTCAACAAGGTATTGAAGGTATCGTTTTAGGAGCAATCAATTTACCTTTATTGATTAATAATTTTGATTTCGAAGTTCCTGTTTTTGATTCAACAAAAATACATGCTGAAAGTGCCGTTTTATTTTCTTTGATTCAATGA
- a CDS encoding DUF2200 domain-containing protein, with protein sequence MKATQEQNDRIAKMTFASVYPHYITKVEKKGRSIEELHQVIEWLTGFNASKVQEMADANITFETFFEQAQINPNAHLITGVICGYRVEEIEFELTQKARYLDKLVDELAKGKKMEKILREPKK encoded by the coding sequence ATGAAAGCAACTCAAGAACAAAATGATCGCATTGCGAAGATGACATTTGCTTCAGTTTATCCTCATTATATCACAAAAGTCGAAAAGAAAGGAAGAAGCATAGAAGAATTACATCAGGTTATTGAATGGCTAACAGGCTTTAATGCTTCCAAAGTGCAAGAGATGGCCGACGCTAACATCACTTTTGAAACTTTCTTTGAACAAGCTCAAATTAACCCTAATGCACACCTAATTACAGGAGTAATTTGTGGTTACAGAGTGGAAGAAATAGAGTTTGAATTAACACAGAAAGCCAGATATTTAGATAAACTGGTTGATGAACTCGCAAAAGGAAAAAAAATGGAGAAAATATTAAGAGAACCTAAGAAGTGA
- a CDS encoding GNAT family N-acetyltransferase, translating to MNHLIIQNLFDLWEHIGEITNTLTKTDQYSSVFMQQSDWPKRVFRIIDKKEVLLDVIEKTKSNELPEGLTIQSPNSLENNDSFQYIMSQKNMAIDTKEVKPMGENNFIKQVTTKEDAYSFAATASQSFGYTVDGKVVNAILQHSSNVRLFIFQEESTTLGCGMVYFDPRGIAGLHMIGTIPEGRGKGVGKSITERLLKEAKAQEAEHCVLHASKMGEPIYSKLGFKTFGEIETYRIIKE from the coding sequence ATGAATCATTTAATCATACAAAACCTCTTTGATCTTTGGGAACATATCGGTGAGATCACAAATACTTTAACAAAGACAGATCAGTACTCATCGGTATTTATGCAGCAATCCGATTGGCCCAAAAGAGTGTTCCGCATTATTGATAAAAAAGAAGTCCTTTTGGATGTAATTGAAAAAACTAAAAGTAATGAACTTCCTGAAGGTCTTACAATTCAATCTCCTAATTCCTTAGAAAACAACGATAGTTTTCAATATATCATGAGTCAGAAAAACATGGCGATTGATACAAAGGAAGTAAAACCAATGGGCGAAAATAATTTTATTAAACAGGTCACTACTAAGGAAGATGCCTATAGTTTTGCAGCAACAGCATCCCAATCATTTGGATATACTGTTGATGGCAAAGTCGTGAATGCTATTTTACAACATTCATCCAATGTCCGATTATTTATCTTTCAAGAAGAGAGTACTACATTAGGGTGCGGAATGGTTTATTTTGACCCTAGAGGTATTGCCGGATTGCACATGATTGGAACCATACCAGAAGGCAGAGGAAAAGGAGTAGGAAAAAGTATTACGGAAAGGTTATTAAAAGAAGCGAAAGCACAAGAAGCAGAACATTGTGTATTGCATGCTTCAAAAATGGGTGAACCTATCTATTCCAAATTAGGTTTTAAGACATTTGGAGAGATTGAGACTTACAGAATAATTAAAGAATAA
- a CDS encoding adenylate/guanylate cyclase domain-containing protein, producing the protein MKHLTHLQIWFFSKRHVLAKNKQFYYITQAAYLFGMIAHAMGIPMFYELGIHELVTFNAVFSVPAFLIALILNRRGKHNFAFLWAFLELLFHQVVTTYYLSWDIGAYFWLIYLAGLSFFNSQWQLRTQISLLITVITAFILLFLFCQEGVYSIDINLLKNYYLISGVTVFMVLSLLIYYFVSTTTKAELLLKQEQEVTKKMLHKIEGLFGQQVSREIAAEMIDSEKEIESKQYSATIMFLDIRDFTLLADSRPPSEVAHIQNVVFSALIDIIRVHHGNVLQLLGDGLMAVFGAPRANTTHAQDAVNASFDILDKIKHLSEIGHIPKIRVGIGLNTGDIVAGNLGNDTRKSYSITGKNVIIAARIEPLNKKYNSQLLISESVYTEINSSEIETEELGHIPLKGIELPVNVYKLS; encoded by the coding sequence ATGAAACACTTAACTCATCTTCAAATCTGGTTCTTTTCCAAACGTCATGTTTTAGCAAAGAATAAACAGTTTTATTATATCACACAAGCTGCCTATTTATTTGGGATGATTGCTCATGCGATGGGAATTCCAATGTTTTATGAGCTTGGTATCCACGAATTGGTCACCTTCAATGCAGTATTTAGTGTGCCCGCATTTTTAATAGCACTGATTCTAAACAGAAGAGGAAAACACAATTTTGCCTTCCTTTGGGCATTCCTGGAATTACTTTTCCATCAGGTCGTCACCACTTATTATTTAAGTTGGGATATTGGTGCTTATTTTTGGTTGATCTATCTCGCTGGTCTCTCCTTTTTTAATTCTCAATGGCAACTTAGGACTCAGATTTCTCTATTGATCACTGTAATTACCGCTTTTATATTGTTGTTTCTTTTTTGTCAGGAAGGTGTCTATTCTATCGACATTAACCTACTTAAAAATTACTATTTGATCAGTGGTGTCACTGTATTTATGGTACTTTCACTGTTGATTTATTACTTCGTTTCTACTACCACAAAAGCAGAATTACTATTAAAACAAGAACAAGAAGTCACTAAAAAAATGCTTCACAAAATTGAAGGATTATTTGGACAACAGGTTTCTAGAGAAATTGCTGCCGAGATGATCGACAGTGAAAAAGAAATAGAAAGTAAACAATATTCAGCAACGATTATGTTTCTTGATATTAGAGATTTCACATTGCTAGCTGATTCAAGACCTCCATCAGAAGTAGCACATATTCAAAACGTGGTTTTTAGTGCCTTAATTGATATTATCAGAGTACATCATGGTAATGTTCTGCAATTATTAGGTGATGGTTTAATGGCTGTTTTTGGTGCTCCAAGAGCAAATACAACACATGCTCAAGATGCCGTTAATGCCTCATTTGATATATTAGATAAGATTAAACATTTATCAGAAATAGGGCATATACCCAAAATCAGAGTAGGAATAGGATTAAATACAGGAGATATAGTTGCGGGTAATCTGGGTAATGATACCAGAAAAAGTTATTCGATCACAGGGAAAAATGTTATTATCGCTGCTCGCATAGAACCATTGAATAAAAAATACAATAGTCAATTATTGATTTCAGAAAGCGTCTATACTGAAATTAATAGTTCAGAGATAGAGACAGAGGAACTTGGCCATATTCCATTAAAAGGCATCGAACTCCCAGTGAATGTTTATAAGTTATCATAG
- a CDS encoding GNAT family N-acetyltransferase, with protein MNIHFETDELIVRDLEQQDLEGIFLLDSDPEVHEFLGKRPIKTIEEAQKVVDYITGQYKTNGIGRWAVIDKATNDFVGWTGLKYEEELRTEFNYYDIGYRLRKKYWGKGIATTTALASLKYGFEKLNLEEICGAAEIDHIASNTVLKKIGLKLSGTFMYDNEPHNWYKITKEEWINNQKK; from the coding sequence ATGAATATCCATTTTGAAACAGATGAACTAATTGTCAGAGACCTTGAACAACAAGATCTTGAAGGTATTTTTCTTTTAGATTCTGACCCTGAAGTGCATGAATTTTTAGGAAAAAGACCAATAAAAACCATCGAAGAAGCCCAGAAAGTTGTAGACTATATTACAGGCCAATACAAAACAAATGGAATAGGACGTTGGGCAGTCATTGATAAAGCCACCAATGATTTTGTAGGTTGGACTGGCCTTAAATATGAAGAAGAGTTAAGAACTGAGTTTAACTATTATGATATCGGTTACAGACTCCGAAAGAAATATTGGGGTAAAGGCATTGCAACTACTACAGCCCTTGCCTCATTAAAATATGGTTTTGAAAAATTGAATTTAGAAGAGATCTGTGGAGCTGCTGAAATTGATCATATTGCCTCCAATACCGTTCTAAAGAAGATTGGGTTAAAGCTTTCAGGTACATTTATGTATGATAATGAGCCACATAATTGGTACAAAATCACAAAAGAGGAATGGATAAATAATCAGAAAAAGTAA
- a CDS encoding alpha/beta hydrolase family protein yields the protein MNRIVPMIATVRRSPILRRPDEYGMNYEDISFKATDGVVLEGWFIPAKEKSNKVVICNHFSPGNRYGYAGHLKPWQNAGGFEVNFLPKYKALTDAGYNVLAYDLRNHGFSAPSQNGAYNPKFFEYKDVLGSLSYIREREDTKNMEIHLHSMCLGGNATLVAMNKHPKAFEGIKSMMLIQPISGEALVKKLCKTMYLGAKGEKVFEEVYRQKFGFRTEDSSPILDAKAVKVPTFMTQVKNDKATFPEDVQSIFNALPIEEKKLYWIEGTDERFRGYTYYSEHPEAMIEWYNKYSS from the coding sequence ATGAACAGAATAGTACCAATGATTGCTACTGTTCGAAGATCTCCAATTTTAAGAAGACCTGACGAATATGGGATGAACTATGAAGATATCTCATTTAAGGCTACAGATGGCGTAGTATTAGAGGGATGGTTTATTCCTGCCAAAGAAAAATCTAACAAAGTAGTGATATGTAATCACTTCTCTCCAGGTAACCGTTATGGCTATGCGGGCCATCTAAAACCATGGCAAAATGCAGGTGGTTTTGAAGTAAATTTTCTTCCTAAATATAAAGCATTAACAGATGCAGGCTATAATGTGTTAGCCTATGATCTTAGAAACCATGGCTTTAGTGCTCCGTCACAAAATGGAGCGTATAATCCAAAATTCTTTGAATATAAAGACGTTCTAGGTTCTTTATCCTACATCAGAGAACGAGAGGATACTAAAAACATGGAAATACATCTACATAGTATGTGCTTAGGTGGAAATGCTACTTTAGTGGCAATGAATAAACATCCAAAAGCCTTTGAGGGAATAAAATCAATGATGCTTATTCAACCTATCTCTGGAGAAGCATTAGTAAAAAAGTTATGCAAAACCATGTATCTAGGAGCAAAAGGAGAAAAAGTCTTCGAAGAAGTATACAGACAGAAATTTGGTTTTAGAACAGAAGACTCCTCACCTATTCTTGATGCAAAAGCCGTCAAAGTTCCTACTTTTATGACTCAAGTAAAAAATGATAAAGCGACTTTTCCGGAAGATGTACAATCTATTTTTAATGCCCTACCAATTGAAGAAAAGAAACTTTATTGGATAGAAGGAACAGACGAGCGATTTAGAGGTTATACCTACTATTCAGAACACCCTGAAGCGATGATCGAATGGTACAATAAATATTCATCTTAA
- a CDS encoding helix-turn-helix domain-containing protein, with the protein MKNNIVEINSITQIHNSLDIQKPKHPLVSVIPMSLLSQYNYGDYTYVMDLYQISLKTGVSGAITYGRNSYDFQEGTLVFSKPGQSLSYSENEGTDGEEGWMLIFHPDLIRKSPLGESIDNYTFFSYEANEALHLSNDEKQILTELIQKIEREYENNIDRHSQELIISNIEMVLKYCTRYFDRQFYTRTNLNKDAFSKFEKLLKSYYIDELHLDLGIPTVKYCATELNMSSHYLSDMLRKETGKSAQEHIYNFVINKAKTRLLSSSESISQVAYSLGFEYPQHFSKLFKSKTGYSPVEYRKSS; encoded by the coding sequence ATGAAAAATAATATCGTAGAAATAAACTCTATTACGCAAATACACAATAGCTTGGACATTCAAAAACCCAAGCATCCATTAGTATCAGTGATTCCTATGAGTTTATTATCACAATATAATTATGGTGATTACACCTATGTAATGGATTTATATCAGATCAGCTTAAAGACTGGAGTGAGTGGTGCAATTACATATGGACGTAATTCATACGACTTTCAAGAAGGCACCTTAGTTTTTTCGAAACCTGGTCAATCATTAAGTTATTCTGAAAATGAGGGAACTGATGGAGAAGAAGGGTGGATGTTAATATTTCACCCGGATTTAATTAGAAAATCTCCCTTAGGAGAGTCTATCGATAATTATACATTCTTCTCTTACGAAGCCAATGAAGCATTGCATCTTTCAAATGATGAAAAACAAATCCTAACTGAGCTTATTCAGAAAATTGAAAGAGAATATGAGAATAATATTGACCGACACAGTCAAGAATTGATCATTTCAAATATTGAGATGGTTCTAAAATACTGTACTAGATACTTTGACAGACAATTCTATACCAGAACGAACCTCAATAAGGACGCCTTCTCTAAATTTGAAAAACTACTGAAAAGTTATTACATAGATGAATTACACTTAGATCTGGGGATACCTACTGTAAAATATTGTGCTACCGAACTCAATATGTCCTCACATTATTTGAGTGATATGCTAAGAAAAGAAACCGGCAAAAGTGCACAAGAACATATTTATAATTTTGTGATTAATAAAGCCAAAACAAGATTATTAAGTTCATCAGAATCTATAAGTCAAGTAGCCTATAGTTTGGGCTTTGAATACCCTCAGCATTTTAGTAAACTATTTAAAAGCAAAACGGGTTATAGCCCAGTTGAATACAGAAAATCTTCATAA
- a CDS encoding cystatin domain-containing protein, with protein MNSLKHTLFLLVTVVFFSSCGGDNAKNDESHKQEQLVGGWSESEVTPEAEKALDYVLKQMNTSAKLDKITHLRTQIVSGRNYDIDFLMDNGKAWNVKVYQDLQGNYEITKTATRIN; from the coding sequence ATGAACTCATTAAAACATACCTTATTTCTATTAGTTACTGTTGTATTTTTTTCAAGCTGTGGAGGTGATAATGCTAAAAACGACGAAAGCCACAAACAAGAACAATTAGTAGGTGGTTGGAGCGAGTCGGAAGTGACTCCAGAAGCTGAAAAAGCGCTCGACTATGTGCTAAAACAAATGAACACTTCAGCAAAACTAGATAAAATCACCCACCTGAGGACACAAATTGTCAGTGGTAGGAATTATGATATCGACTTCTTGATGGATAATGGAAAAGCTTGGAATGTAAAAGTATACCAAGATCTACAAGGTAATTATGAAATTACCAAAACCGCCACAAGAATCAATTAA
- a CDS encoding SDR family NAD(P)-dependent oxidoreductase: MNKTILITGANSGIGKETARQLALLDTTEKIYLVCRNLDRAILAKDDLEKSTGRSIFEIIIMDVANIDSVKDALKYIYDPIDAVILNAGGLAGSSPEQITKDGVTFISASNLLGHVVLVEELLKLGRINNTVLFAGTEAARGVKVLGVKRPALNNSVQEFTSILNGQYFGDSMDNMEAYSLVKYIGALWISYMAKQHPHIQLITVSPGGTQGTSFTKELPFFQKFMFDYIMMPFLLPLMGMTHSLQKGSQRFVDSIQDPTLSNGGFYASKEKVTAGPMVEQSSFFGSLKNEGFQKNAYDAIQSFLA; this comes from the coding sequence ATGAACAAAACAATCTTAATTACAGGAGCCAATTCGGGAATTGGAAAAGAAACAGCAAGACAACTAGCACTGCTAGATACTACTGAAAAAATCTATTTGGTTTGTAGAAACCTTGACCGAGCAATATTAGCCAAAGATGATCTTGAAAAGTCTACAGGTCGGAGTATTTTCGAAATTATCATCATGGATGTTGCTAATATAGACAGTGTCAAAGATGCTCTAAAGTACATTTACGATCCCATTGATGCGGTTATATTAAATGCTGGGGGATTAGCGGGAAGCTCTCCCGAACAAATTACCAAAGATGGTGTCACTTTTATATCAGCATCAAATTTACTAGGCCATGTGGTCCTTGTAGAAGAACTGCTTAAACTTGGAAGAATCAATAATACCGTACTTTTTGCTGGGACAGAAGCCGCAAGAGGTGTTAAAGTGCTAGGTGTTAAAAGACCAGCACTCAATAATTCTGTTCAAGAGTTCACCTCCATATTAAACGGGCAATACTTTGGTGATTCTATGGACAATATGGAGGCCTATTCTCTTGTAAAATATATAGGTGCATTATGGATTTCTTACATGGCAAAACAGCATCCGCATATTCAACTGATTACAGTGAGTCCAGGGGGTACACAAGGGACCTCTTTCACCAAGGAACTTCCATTCTTTCAGAAATTTATGTTCGACTATATAATGATGCCTTTTCTTTTACCTCTTATGGGAATGACACACAGTTTACAGAAAGGCAGTCAACGTTTTGTTGATAGTATACAAGATCCAACTCTTTCAAATGGCGGATTTTACGCCAGTAAAGAAAAAGTAACTGCAGGTCCTATGGTGGAGCAAAGTTCATTTTTTGGTAGTTTAAAAAATGAAGGTTTTCAAAAAAATGCCTATGATGCCATACAGTCTTTTTTAGCTTAA
- a CDS encoding SDR family NAD(P)-dependent oxidoreductase: MANKNVIWCDPSTLQKDLQGKIYIVTGANSGVGLETSKQLITQGAHVIMACRRVDAGLLAAESFLSLKGSFEVSKVDFSDLQSVREFVERFKENYSKLDGLMCNAGALFSGDKAKYTKDGFEMSIGVSYFGHFLLTELLLELLISTKGSRIGILSSVGHAGSPKKRYQVHLDDIHWKSRKYNSVDAYCEAKVAVNLYALELADRLKNTDVSTASVHPGWARSNFGGNGSMMKILRILLLPFSNSITNSNEESAQTSLHVLLSDDAPKHSGAYFSQHSVLYRDKECKKGGWPMTSPNPNARDLNTAKKLVALSNELVGLA; the protein is encoded by the coding sequence ATGGCTAATAAAAATGTTATTTGGTGTGATCCTTCAACTTTACAAAAAGATTTACAAGGAAAAATATATATCGTAACAGGAGCAAATTCTGGGGTCGGCTTAGAAACTTCAAAGCAGCTGATTACTCAAGGTGCTCATGTGATTATGGCCTGCAGAAGAGTTGATGCCGGCTTGCTTGCTGCAGAATCATTTCTATCATTAAAAGGAAGTTTTGAAGTTTCAAAAGTAGATTTTTCAGATTTACAATCTGTAAGAGAGTTTGTAGAAAGGTTCAAAGAAAATTACTCAAAATTAGACGGTCTTATGTGTAATGCTGGAGCTCTATTTTCCGGAGACAAAGCGAAATACACAAAAGATGGATTTGAAATGTCAATTGGAGTAAGCTATTTCGGGCATTTCTTATTAACAGAATTACTATTAGAGCTTCTTATATCAACTAAAGGTTCAAGAATAGGAATATTGTCTTCTGTAGGGCATGCAGGTAGTCCTAAAAAAAGATATCAAGTGCACTTAGATGATATTCATTGGAAGAGTAGAAAGTATAATAGTGTGGATGCTTATTGTGAGGCCAAGGTAGCTGTTAACCTATACGCACTAGAATTGGCTGATAGGTTAAAAAATACTGATGTTAGTACCGCGTCTGTACACCCTGGGTGGGCAAGAAGTAATTTTGGTGGAAACGGAAGTATGATGAAGATATTAAGAATTTTATTACTACCTTTTAGTAACTCAATAACAAATAGTAATGAGGAATCTGCACAAACTTCTCTACATGTTTTACTTTCTGATGATGCTCCAAAGCATTCTGGAGCCTACTTTAGTCAGCACAGCGTTTTGTATAGAGATAAGGAATGTAAAAAAGGCGGTTGGCCAATGACTTCACCCAATCCAAATGCAAGAGACCTCAATACTGCCAAGAAATTAGTGGCATTAAGCAATGAATTAGTCGGTCTTGCTTAA
- a CDS encoding class I SAM-dependent methyltransferase, with protein sequence MKGEYYKTKESVDEYIQKAKDVNGKALIDQLITYLQPTSSVLEIGSGPGTDWEILSATYQVTGSDFSKEFIQRLAKKFPNGTFLHLDASTLLTAQKFDAIYSNKVLHHLTDEELQHSIHRQFDLLNDKGIICHSFWKGEETEYFKGLLVNCHTKESLNKFFGQQFELIFLEEYSEFEEKDSLLLIGMKK encoded by the coding sequence ATGAAAGGGGAATACTACAAAACAAAAGAATCTGTAGATGAGTACATCCAGAAGGCTAAAGATGTGAATGGAAAAGCCTTAATAGATCAACTTATTACGTATCTTCAACCAACATCTTCTGTTCTAGAAATTGGCTCTGGCCCTGGAACAGACTGGGAGATACTTAGTGCAACTTATCAAGTCACTGGATCAGATTTTTCTAAAGAGTTTATCCAACGCCTTGCTAAAAAATTTCCTAATGGGACATTCTTACACTTGGATGCTTCTACCCTACTTACAGCACAGAAATTTGATGCTATCTATTCCAATAAAGTGCTACATCACCTAACTGATGAAGAGTTACAACATTCCATCCACAGACAATTTGATTTACTAAATGATAAAGGTATCATCTGTCATTCGTTCTGGAAGGGAGAAGAAACAGAATACTTTAAGGGCTTGTTAGTGAACTGTCATACAAAGGAATCGTTAAACAAGTTCTTCGGACAACAATTTGAGTTAATCTTTTTGGAAGAATATTCTGAATTTGAGGAAAAAGATTCTCTACTTTTAATTGGTATGAAAAAATAA
- a CDS encoding DUF2249 domain-containing protein, producing MNITLSILDLRKIQEEQRIKVLNKELDNLTKEDSLWLIDDHEPFDIYNHLIIREHHFETFIVSKSEYRVFISPCYI from the coding sequence ATGAACATAACTTTAAGTATACTCGATTTAAGAAAAATTCAAGAAGAACAAAGAATCAAAGTATTGAATAAAGAACTTGATAACCTTACAAAAGAAGATTCACTTTGGTTGATTGATGATCATGAACCTTTTGATATTTATAATCATCTAATCATCAGAGAGCATCATTTCGAAACATTTATCGTTTCGAAAAGTGAATACCGAGTATTTATAAGTCCATGCTATATCTAA